In Aminobacterium sp. MB27-C1, a single genomic region encodes these proteins:
- the csaB gene encoding polysaccharide pyruvyl transferase CsaB: MSRYRPFKVAIAGYYGFKNLGDELLAASLIASLEKSGVAKSEMVVLSNSPEESRMSFGTHAVNRWNLRDVMQTLSRSETLIFGGGGLFQDTTSLRSCLYYWGLLRMAKIAGCRSAALAQSIGPFRSRTGEILARNGLSLCEIRTVRDQRSLNLLHKWKLEGDLVFDLVMGLPIRENYDKPKVLLVNIRPWEGDLAVKTAKAAAKYAREHSLPIIGVGMAPEDEKLLRSFSATELLPCQEVRLVRNLRDIEDVWQLGGLAMGMRLHFCMISLLSGCPLVAVPYDPKVEAFAQEWEIPLFPQGDLPPLPWPYPCGEKLKRARKKCDESVRRAWKELNSHE; this comes from the coding sequence TTGAGTCGATATCGCCCCTTTAAGGTAGCCATTGCTGGCTATTATGGATTTAAAAACTTAGGCGATGAACTTTTAGCAGCGTCTCTTATTGCGTCACTTGAAAAATCCGGAGTGGCAAAAAGTGAAATGGTTGTATTGTCTAATTCTCCTGAAGAAAGCAGAATGTCATTTGGAACTCATGCTGTTAATAGATGGAATTTACGCGACGTTATGCAGACTTTATCCCGTTCGGAAACCTTGATTTTCGGTGGGGGTGGGCTTTTTCAAGACACGACAAGCCTCCGTTCATGTTTATACTATTGGGGGCTACTTCGTATGGCGAAAATAGCCGGATGTCGTTCTGCAGCATTAGCCCAATCAATTGGTCCCTTTCGTTCCCGAACAGGGGAAATTTTAGCTCGTAATGGCTTATCTCTTTGTGAAATCAGAACGGTTCGTGACCAGAGATCGCTAAATTTGCTTCATAAATGGAAACTTGAAGGCGATCTTGTTTTTGATCTTGTTATGGGACTCCCTATTCGCGAGAATTATGATAAGCCTAAAGTGTTGCTTGTTAATATTCGACCATGGGAAGGGGATTTGGCTGTTAAAACGGCCAAGGCAGCGGCAAAGTATGCTAGAGAGCATTCTCTTCCGATCATAGGTGTAGGCATGGCTCCAGAAGATGAAAAGCTTTTACGCTCTTTTTCTGCAACAGAACTTTTGCCCTGTCAGGAAGTTCGGCTTGTTCGAAATTTACGTGATATTGAAGACGTTTGGCAGTTAGGTGGATTAGCTATGGGTATGCGGCTGCATTTTTGTATGATTTCACTGCTCTCAGGATGTCCTCTCGTTGCCGTTCCATACGATCCCAAAGTGGAAGCATTCGCGCAAGAATGGGAAATCCCTCTTTTCCCACAAGGCGATTTACCTCCTTTGCCGTGGCCGTATCCTTGTGGCGAAAAATTAAAACGTGCGCGCAAAAAATGTGATGAATCCGTAAGAAGAGCCTGGAAGGAGTTGAACTCTCATGAATAG
- a CDS encoding divergent polysaccharide deacetylase family protein: MPRKKTRKRGRSRGLLFILFGILILLVFVPLIKSHDTVRDITEERSENNVSADNKEVYVVNVQERPETSIEDVVSEDKIEEQHGALVALVIDDFGFSYSMAEEIAAIDLPFTWAIIPHQRFTEKTVLLAESKKIPYLVHMPMEALADKAQGDSLIGVSMSAPAVAKAVKDVFAIMPNAIGMNNHRGSKATSNDQIMSVLMETLAPMNKIFIDSRTSSKSVAYKTAQRFGVPSAYNSIFLDHETNIEFMRKQFQKAVTIAKKRGWVVAICHNRPDTIPFLQELCDSNINDVKFVTVPELLRIQKAQ, encoded by the coding sequence ATGCCGAGAAAAAAGACGAGAAAGAGGGGGAGGTCTAGAGGCCTCCTCTTTATCCTGTTCGGGATATTGATTTTACTGGTATTTGTTCCGCTCATAAAATCTCATGATACTGTGAGAGATATAACGGAAGAAAGGTCAGAAAATAATGTCTCAGCAGACAATAAAGAAGTATATGTAGTAAATGTTCAAGAGAGACCTGAAACGTCTATAGAAGACGTTGTATCTGAAGACAAGATAGAAGAGCAACATGGTGCTCTTGTGGCTCTTGTTATAGATGATTTCGGATTCTCATATTCCATGGCAGAAGAGATAGCAGCTATAGATCTTCCTTTTACGTGGGCAATTATTCCGCATCAACGTTTCACAGAAAAAACAGTTCTATTGGCGGAATCAAAAAAAATTCCATACTTGGTTCATATGCCTATGGAAGCATTAGCCGATAAAGCGCAGGGGGACTCTCTTATTGGAGTAAGCATGTCTGCTCCAGCTGTTGCAAAGGCTGTAAAAGATGTTTTTGCAATCATGCCAAACGCGATAGGAATGAACAATCACAGAGGTTCAAAAGCAACAAGTAACGACCAGATTATGAGTGTGCTGATGGAGACTTTGGCTCCTATGAATAAAATTTTTATAGATAGCCGAACATCGTCTAAATCTGTCGCTTATAAAACTGCTCAGCGCTTCGGGGTTCCAAGTGCTTATAATTCAATTTTTCTTGACCATGAGACAAATATCGAATTTATGAGAAAGCAGTTTCAAAAGGCTGTTACTATTGCAAAAAAAAGAGGATGGGTTGTAGCCATTTGTCATAATAGACCGGATACAATTCCTTTTTTACAAGAGCTTTGCGATTCTAATATAAATGACGTAAAATTTGTAACTGTGCCTGAACTTCTTAGAATTCAAAAGGCACAATGA
- a CDS encoding murein hydrolase activator EnvC: MKNFTKRQLFGILLTVFSTFFVVLPAFGLTSRELDEQIAAEERRMTIMERRTAYYEQLIKKAGEKEKGILDQITQYDQRKGKAEQQIKVLELKQNKAERRIKELNNDIKKTDARIVEIKGYLKERFVAIYKYGGMAELDLLLTASTAHEAMATSILLSKIAREDEDMIEELGISREKLDASKKELEEQRALYASQEKKLQAERQAYKAEIQKRNQLLSKLRKEKSLHEQTAKELQKAQEEVGDTIRRLMRQKQELLAREKEKNKKRPSTNITYLPSGGQLAWPVRGEISERFGKRVHPVFKTTSMHTGIDIRAPRGTSVHAAGPGEVLYVGWLRGYGQIIIIDHGNDLSTVYAHLSSTSVDEGQGISKGQIIGQVGSTGVSTGPHLHFEVRKNGDARDPMKYLR, translated from the coding sequence TTGAAGAACTTCACAAAAAGACAATTATTCGGTATTCTTCTAACGGTTTTTTCTACTTTTTTTGTCGTTTTGCCTGCTTTTGGATTAACGTCACGAGAACTTGACGAACAAATAGCGGCAGAAGAGCGTCGCATGACGATAATGGAAAGACGGACGGCTTATTATGAACAACTTATAAAGAAAGCCGGAGAGAAAGAAAAGGGAATTCTTGACCAGATTACTCAATACGATCAACGTAAAGGGAAGGCAGAACAACAGATCAAGGTTCTTGAATTAAAGCAGAACAAGGCTGAACGAAGAATAAAAGAATTGAATAATGATATAAAAAAGACAGATGCACGTATTGTAGAGATAAAGGGGTATTTGAAAGAACGCTTTGTAGCTATATATAAATACGGAGGAATGGCTGAATTAGATCTTCTCTTAACAGCTTCGACGGCCCACGAGGCAATGGCCACATCTATCCTCCTTAGTAAAATAGCCAGAGAAGATGAAGATATGATAGAAGAATTAGGTATTAGCCGTGAGAAGCTTGATGCATCGAAAAAGGAATTGGAAGAACAAAGAGCACTTTATGCATCTCAGGAGAAAAAACTTCAGGCAGAACGTCAAGCTTATAAAGCTGAAATACAGAAGAGAAATCAACTCTTGTCGAAGTTGAGAAAAGAAAAATCGCTTCATGAACAAACGGCAAAAGAGTTGCAAAAAGCGCAAGAAGAAGTGGGAGATACGATTCGGCGCCTTATGCGTCAGAAGCAAGAGCTTCTTGCCAGAGAAAAAGAAAAAAATAAAAAGCGTCCGTCTACGAATATTACATATTTACCCTCAGGTGGCCAGCTGGCTTGGCCTGTGAGGGGAGAGATATCTGAAAGATTTGGAAAACGGGTTCATCCTGTTTTTAAAACAACTTCAATGCATACGGGAATAGATATCCGAGCGCCTCGAGGAACGTCAGTTCATGCAGCAGGACCCGGCGAAGTTCTCTATGTTGGATGGTTGCGTGGATATGGACAAATTATAATAATTGATCATGGAAATGACTTGAGTACTGTTTATGCTCACCTTTCAAGCACATCTGTAGATGAGGGGCAAGGGATATCAAAGGGACAAATTATAGGGCAAGTTGGAAGTACAGGTGTCAGTACGGGTCCTCATCTTCATTTTGAAGTGCGCAAAAATGGTGATGCGCGAGATCCAATGAAATATTTGCGATAA
- a CDS encoding ABC transporter permease, giving the protein MASFRYALRDTFRLVFRHWGLSVLTLLTAGAVIYLLGMSALFSLNVRSMVSKVESELVVQAYLKDDSKIQQTVKEIKTIPYVTQVKAVSPEEALERLRAKLGTKAKAVTLLGENPLPWSIEVKVKRAGEVAPLVRNLTTMPAIEELVYAGKLAEKLSKISFMVSRVSVVVLGLALIISALVVYNTIRISLYSRKEEIQVMVLVGATKTYISLPFVLQGMILGSLGALFAVLAVVGSYTSAQEAIRTTLPFVELIGDSQFLLKFYVLLLGIGTTLGWICSWFAVNRFVRVAQKPL; this is encoded by the coding sequence ATGGCGAGCTTTAGATATGCACTGCGAGATACCTTCAGGTTGGTTTTTCGACACTGGGGATTGAGTGTCCTCACACTTCTTACTGCAGGTGCTGTTATATACCTTCTTGGTATGTCAGCTCTTTTTTCTTTGAATGTTCGGTCTATGGTGTCGAAGGTCGAGAGTGAACTCGTTGTTCAAGCCTATCTCAAAGATGACAGTAAGATTCAGCAAACGGTAAAGGAAATTAAAACTATTCCATATGTAACGCAGGTAAAGGCCGTATCACCAGAAGAAGCTCTTGAACGACTGCGTGCCAAACTGGGAACTAAAGCAAAAGCAGTGACCCTTCTTGGGGAAAATCCACTTCCATGGAGTATTGAGGTTAAAGTAAAGCGAGCTGGAGAAGTTGCTCCGCTTGTGCGAAACCTTACGACAATGCCGGCAATAGAAGAACTTGTTTATGCCGGAAAACTTGCGGAAAAACTATCAAAAATCTCTTTTATGGTCTCAAGAGTTTCCGTTGTAGTTCTTGGATTAGCCCTTATAATTAGTGCTCTTGTTGTGTATAACACTATTCGAATCTCTCTTTATTCTCGTAAAGAAGAGATACAGGTTATGGTCTTAGTTGGGGCGACGAAAACATATATTTCGCTTCCCTTTGTTTTACAGGGGATGATTTTAGGTTCCTTGGGAGCTTTATTTGCCGTTCTCGCTGTCGTGGGTTCCTATACTTCGGCGCAGGAGGCTATACGAACAACTCTGCCTTTTGTGGAACTTATCGGCGATTCGCAATTCTTGTTGAAGTTTTATGTATTACTCTTAGGAATTGGAACAACTTTAGGGTGGATATGCAGCTGGTTTGCGGTGAATCGTTTTGTTCGTGTGGCACAAAAGCCCCTTTGA
- a CDS encoding transketolase family protein: protein MTTDETKKSTRDAYGAALTELATLYDDIVVIDGDVGSSTRSVAFRNLHPDRYFDLGIAEQDMILTSAGLSLANFRVFVSSLASFLVGRAYDEIRETIAIPGLPVKLIATHGGVTVGEDGATHQMLEDIALMRALPGMGVLVPSDYNSALTLIKIAAECTKPVYVRLGRPEQPLLYENNDTDFTLGGGRVLKEGTEVTICACGIMVHEALKASKILAQQDLCAEVIDCYSVSPLPAQQILESIHRTGCCVVAEEHLLHGGLGEAIASLVCRSYPVPVKFVAVDNKFGQSGTAEELQEYYGLTSSQIVSAAVQVWTMRRR, encoded by the coding sequence ATGACAACTGATGAGACGAAAAAGAGTACTCGTGATGCCTATGGAGCTGCACTTACAGAATTGGCTACTTTATATGACGACATAGTTGTAATAGATGGGGATGTCGGATCTTCAACTCGAAGTGTCGCCTTCCGTAATTTGCACCCTGACCGATATTTTGATCTGGGAATAGCTGAACAGGACATGATTCTCACATCTGCCGGATTAAGTCTCGCCAATTTTCGTGTTTTTGTCTCTTCCTTAGCATCTTTCCTTGTGGGGCGTGCTTATGATGAAATTCGTGAAACCATTGCTATTCCAGGCTTGCCTGTAAAACTTATTGCTACCCATGGAGGAGTAACTGTCGGAGAAGACGGAGCAACTCACCAAATGCTTGAGGACATAGCATTGATGAGAGCTTTACCTGGAATGGGAGTTCTTGTTCCTTCAGATTACAATTCTGCTCTTACGTTGATCAAAATAGCGGCTGAATGTACCAAGCCTGTTTATGTGCGTTTAGGACGGCCGGAACAGCCACTTCTTTATGAAAATAATGATACTGATTTTACGCTTGGTGGCGGCAGAGTTTTAAAAGAAGGAACAGAAGTGACCATATGTGCGTGTGGTATTATGGTTCATGAAGCATTAAAGGCATCAAAAATACTTGCGCAGCAAGACTTATGCGCAGAAGTTATTGATTGTTATAGTGTCAGTCCATTACCAGCTCAGCAAATTCTTGAATCTATTCATCGTACGGGTTGCTGCGTTGTTGCCGAAGAACATTTGCTTCATGGTGGATTAGGAGAAGCTATTGCAAGTCTTGTTTGTCGCAGTTATCCTGTACCAGTTAAATTTGTGGCTGTAGATAATAAATTCGGTCAGAGTGGAACGGCAGAAGAATTACAAGAATATTACGGGCTCACATCGAGCCAGATTGTGAGTGCTGCAGTACAGGTTTGGACGATGCGCAGGAGGTAA
- a CDS encoding cell division ATP-binding protein FtsE, with protein sequence MDIRLAGVTKIFQPDITALEDVYLDIKQGEFLYLVGTTGSGKTTLMRLITRELVQTRGQVTVGGRNLRKIRPSELPYYRRDIGVVFQDFKLLPNLTAWENVAFVLESMAMPPRMVEKRTNDVIDQVGLWRRRFLYPPQLSGGEQQRVAIARAMANSPSIFIADEPTGNLDVHTAEDIMRLLISLNTAGATVLMATHDQYLVDAYRQRVVELHEGRIVRDEEKGRYLIDGEL encoded by the coding sequence ATGGATATACGCCTGGCAGGAGTCACTAAAATTTTTCAACCAGACATTACAGCTTTAGAAGACGTCTACCTTGATATTAAGCAAGGAGAGTTTCTTTATCTCGTAGGAACGACTGGATCGGGCAAAACAACTCTCATGAGGCTTATTACACGAGAACTCGTTCAAACACGAGGTCAAGTTACTGTAGGAGGACGTAACTTAAGGAAAATCAGACCTTCAGAATTACCGTATTATCGTAGAGATATAGGAGTTGTCTTTCAGGATTTTAAGCTTCTTCCCAATCTAACTGCGTGGGAAAACGTTGCTTTCGTTCTTGAGTCCATGGCGATGCCGCCTCGAATGGTAGAGAAGCGTACCAATGATGTAATAGACCAGGTCGGTTTGTGGCGTCGACGTTTTTTGTATCCCCCGCAACTTTCAGGAGGAGAACAACAGCGAGTAGCTATTGCTCGCGCTATGGCTAATTCCCCATCCATTTTTATTGCTGATGAGCCCACCGGTAACTTGGACGTTCATACTGCAGAAGATATTATGCGTCTTTTGATATCGCTCAATACTGCAGGGGCAACAGTTCTTATGGCGACGCATGATCAATACCTCGTAGACGCTTACAGACAAAGAGTTGTAGAGCTTCATGAGGGACGTATTGTTCGGGATGAAGAAAAGGGGAGGTATCTTATTGATGGCGAGCTTTAG
- a CDS encoding S41 family peptidase: MLKRLRGVIFGLVLGVVLTGALLGAHASDLEDFARFVPFKLENLWLMKQARAIIETYQVDSDKDKKEEKDLVYGAMKGFVQAYGDPYTRFVDPEELKEEEIEMEGEYGGLGIYLGHRDGKTLVISPIEGTPADRAGLKPGDEIVKIGDDIIIGWESQQVVKRLRGAAGTSVTIWVRREGEDKLLQFDLMRENIKLISVRSEMLEKNTGYVRLSQFKQKTAEEARDAIIDLEKKGAKGLILDLRNNGGGLLNAAVDISDLFLDGGLVVGMKGRVERANDKLYAQAGVLTKLPLVVLINEGSASASEIVAGALKDRQRAVLVGKKSFGKGSVQTLFNLSDGSGLYVTIARYHTPSGTIIDHIGLTPHVTVEGEYNPDRKKDIQLKRAMDELLKLEKGTSKLLKN, from the coding sequence ATGCTGAAACGACTAAGAGGCGTCATTTTTGGACTGGTATTAGGGGTAGTTCTCACAGGAGCCCTTTTGGGAGCTCATGCTTCTGATTTGGAAGATTTCGCTCGTTTTGTTCCTTTTAAGCTGGAAAATCTTTGGCTTATGAAGCAGGCACGAGCAATTATAGAGACGTATCAGGTTGACAGCGATAAGGATAAAAAAGAAGAGAAAGATCTTGTCTATGGTGCCATGAAAGGCTTTGTGCAGGCTTATGGAGATCCTTATACTCGCTTTGTTGATCCTGAAGAACTAAAAGAAGAAGAAATAGAAATGGAAGGGGAATATGGTGGACTTGGTATTTACCTTGGGCATAGAGACGGAAAAACTCTTGTAATAAGCCCTATAGAAGGGACCCCTGCAGATCGGGCTGGTTTAAAGCCTGGAGACGAAATAGTCAAAATAGGTGACGATATTATTATTGGTTGGGAATCTCAGCAGGTTGTCAAACGACTTCGCGGTGCGGCAGGAACCTCTGTTACTATATGGGTTCGTCGCGAAGGAGAAGATAAGTTGCTTCAATTTGATTTGATGAGAGAAAATATAAAACTGATATCAGTACGATCAGAAATGCTTGAAAAAAATACGGGATATGTCAGGCTCTCTCAGTTTAAACAAAAAACTGCCGAAGAGGCCCGGGATGCCATCATCGATTTAGAGAAAAAAGGTGCTAAGGGGTTAATTTTAGACCTACGCAATAACGGTGGTGGTTTATTAAATGCGGCTGTTGATATTAGCGACCTCTTCTTGGATGGCGGTTTGGTTGTTGGAATGAAAGGGCGCGTAGAACGGGCAAATGATAAGTTATATGCGCAGGCCGGAGTTTTGACGAAGCTTCCTCTTGTCGTATTAATTAACGAAGGAAGTGCCAGTGCTTCGGAAATAGTGGCTGGTGCTCTCAAGGATCGCCAAAGGGCTGTGCTTGTAGGAAAAAAGAGCTTCGGAAAAGGATCTGTACAGACTCTGTTTAATCTTTCGGATGGATCGGGGTTATATGTTACGATAGCTCGGTATCATACTCCTTCTGGAACAATTATTGATCATATAGGATTAACACCTCATGTGACAGTCGAAGGAGAATATAATCCAGATCGTAAAAAAGACATTCAGTTGAAGCGGGCTATGGACGAGCTGCTAAAGCTTGAAAAAGGAACATCTAAACTGCTGAAAAATTAA
- a CDS encoding transketolase, producing MNRIPENEVKVLEEAAASIRKDVVRMIGVARSGHLASSLSIVEIMAWLYWKVLNIRPEDPNWEERDRVVLSKGHGCPALYSALANRGFFTRDELWNYRRLGAMLQGHPLVSRTPGIDASSGSLGMGLGISNGLALGMRLKGFQGRVYCITGDGELQEGAIWESAMTSSHYKLDNVVMIIDRNDMQMEGSVEKVMSIEPLEAKLQSFGWEVCMADGHDFPSLDNALSLRVSGKPLAIIAKTIIGKGVSFLEGRQHEPSVVLTRDLVDKALRELDSGGLLL from the coding sequence ATGAATAGAATTCCTGAGAATGAAGTAAAAGTTCTCGAAGAGGCTGCTGCTTCAATTCGAAAGGATGTTGTTCGCATGATTGGAGTGGCGCGTTCTGGCCATCTTGCCTCTTCTCTTTCGATAGTAGAAATCATGGCTTGGCTCTATTGGAAAGTCCTTAATATACGTCCAGAAGATCCTAATTGGGAGGAAAGAGACAGAGTTGTCTTAAGCAAGGGACATGGATGCCCGGCCCTTTATTCCGCTCTTGCGAACAGAGGTTTTTTTACACGAGATGAACTATGGAATTATAGGCGTCTTGGAGCTATGCTGCAGGGACATCCTTTGGTGAGCCGTACACCTGGAATAGATGCTTCCAGTGGCTCTTTAGGGATGGGGTTGGGAATATCTAACGGCCTTGCCCTTGGGATGCGACTTAAGGGATTTCAGGGTAGAGTCTATTGCATTACTGGAGATGGTGAACTTCAGGAAGGGGCAATCTGGGAATCTGCCATGACATCTTCCCACTATAAGCTTGACAACGTTGTAATGATTATTGATCGAAACGATATGCAAATGGAAGGCTCAGTTGAAAAAGTTATGTCGATTGAACCATTAGAAGCAAAACTGCAATCCTTTGGATGGGAAGTTTGCATGGCTGATGGGCATGATTTTCCTAGTTTGGATAACGCCCTATCCTTGAGGGTCTCTGGTAAACCATTGGCCATTATTGCTAAAACAATTATCGGAAAAGGCGTTTCCTTTTTAGAGGGACGACAACATGAGCCATCTGTTGTCCTTACCCGTGATCTTGTAGACAAAGCTCTTAGAGAACTTGATTCAGGGGGATTATTATTATGA
- a CDS encoding DUF5693 family protein produces MKFKKGYFTLFILTLTLISAGLALVPRWNAEKEHRNTAIIIEYRDVLSLAKKSNEKADIVFDRLRQAGVSGLIVSETIGKDLSSGLLPIYYGTVADLPDDLGKGINEPYGSAALWIPSNLMESEWYDTALQTRFPNSHRYVKEEGVVYVLPHTLDELLETGVLPDFSGLLFALSTGTPVMYRVAPVTPSDTQSEMTLLEALLDDFSSVIRVISPSGLFAAGYPNLKPLSHVLKEAGIPVAMVEFSRQFGAPQLNWLMYPNLLSLHSVTTEEIISRNISRHTLYERMLRAAKERSVRLLLMRPSVIEAAEDPLLVFEKEIQRLSQGLSDQGITLQWPEPLSEWKMSFFGAVACSFIFLLTIALLADRFELLNLTSVNLSQTIAFIVISVFLAIGVWKVLFIARIVAAFTAGLLASEACLMALEQWRKPLRGLIFSFLVALIGGLAIAALFSYPIYTLRLRTFSGVKLTLFLPLIIVLIHDLRRRVHPESLGQVLARPPLWGELALIGGLLAAAAIVLLRSGNAQFVPGWEVAVRDTLERILVARPRNKELFAGYPALLLWFYFRRSQLWGRYREIFRLASTLAFSSLVNSFCHFHTPLYFILWREFNGWWSGILLGVFFLVVFHYVLRPLWNRWRGVIWD; encoded by the coding sequence ATGAAATTTAAGAAAGGGTATTTTACTCTGTTTATCTTAACGCTAACACTAATCAGTGCTGGCTTGGCCCTTGTTCCTCGCTGGAATGCGGAAAAAGAGCATAGGAATACTGCTATTATCATTGAGTATAGAGATGTACTTTCTTTGGCAAAGAAGAGTAACGAGAAGGCAGATATTGTTTTTGACAGACTCCGCCAAGCGGGGGTTTCAGGCCTTATTGTCTCTGAAACTATTGGTAAAGACCTTTCTTCAGGGTTGCTTCCCATTTATTATGGCACAGTAGCGGATCTTCCAGATGATCTAGGAAAAGGAATTAATGAGCCTTACGGTTCTGCTGCATTGTGGATTCCTTCAAACCTTATGGAATCGGAATGGTATGATACAGCCTTGCAGACTCGTTTCCCGAATAGCCATAGATATGTAAAAGAAGAGGGAGTAGTTTATGTGCTTCCTCATACCTTGGATGAACTATTAGAGACAGGGGTTTTGCCTGATTTTTCAGGACTTCTCTTTGCATTATCTACGGGAACGCCGGTAATGTACCGAGTTGCTCCAGTTACTCCTTCCGATACACAAAGCGAGATGACGTTACTTGAAGCGTTGCTTGACGATTTCTCTTCTGTTATACGTGTTATCTCTCCTTCCGGACTTTTTGCAGCTGGATATCCCAACTTAAAACCTCTATCTCATGTTTTAAAAGAGGCGGGAATTCCTGTAGCGATGGTTGAATTTTCAAGACAATTCGGAGCACCTCAGTTAAATTGGTTGATGTACCCGAATTTGCTTTCACTTCATAGTGTTACAACCGAAGAGATCATAAGTCGTAATATATCTCGACACACACTTTATGAGCGAATGCTTCGAGCGGCAAAAGAGCGAAGCGTGCGCTTATTGCTTATGCGTCCTTCTGTGATTGAAGCGGCAGAAGACCCTCTTTTAGTCTTCGAAAAAGAGATTCAGCGCTTATCACAAGGTTTATCAGATCAGGGGATCACTCTTCAATGGCCTGAACCTCTTTCAGAATGGAAAATGTCTTTCTTCGGGGCAGTGGCATGTTCTTTCATTTTCCTTTTGACCATTGCTCTACTAGCTGATCGTTTTGAACTTCTTAATTTGACATCAGTAAATCTTTCTCAGACGATTGCCTTTATAGTTATTAGCGTTTTTCTTGCTATAGGTGTCTGGAAAGTTTTATTTATAGCCCGTATTGTTGCAGCTTTTACTGCTGGCCTTCTTGCTTCTGAAGCGTGCCTTATGGCGTTGGAGCAGTGGAGAAAGCCTTTACGGGGGCTGATCTTCAGTTTCCTTGTCGCCCTCATTGGTGGGCTTGCCATAGCAGCTCTATTTAGTTATCCCATTTATACGTTGCGGCTTAGAACCTTTTCCGGAGTGAAATTAACACTCTTTTTACCCTTGATAATTGTGCTTATTCATGACTTGCGACGGCGGGTGCATCCAGAATCTCTAGGTCAGGTTCTTGCAAGACCTCCTCTTTGGGGAGAACTCGCTCTTATTGGAGGACTGCTTGCTGCTGCTGCTATTGTTCTATTACGAAGTGGTAATGCTCAATTTGTGCCAGGATGGGAAGTTGCCGTTCGCGATACTCTTGAGAGAATTCTTGTTGCTCGTCCGCGTAATAAAGAGCTTTTCGCAGGGTATCCTGCACTTTTGCTTTGGTTTTATTTTAGAAGAAGTCAGCTTTGGGGACGATACCGTGAAATTTTTAGATTGGCATCGACGTTAGCTTTCTCTTCCCTTGTTAATAGCTTCTGCCATTTCCATACGCCTTTGTATTTCATTCTCTGGAGAGAATTTAATGGCTGGTGGTCTGGTATTTTGCTTGGTGTATTCTTCCTTGTGGTGTTTCATTACGTTCTTCGGCCTCTGTGGAATCGTTGGCGAGGAGTGATTTGGGATTGA